GAAGATCTTTCCCAAGGCTATAATATTCGTAGGAATTGGGAACAGAGTTAAAATCTCCTGCTAAAATTACAGGATAAGGAGAAAAATCAATAACCTTTCTGATCTTTTTGATCTGATCTTCGTGAGCCTGAAACGTAGGAATCATACGGGAAAGAAGAGTTGAAACATTTCCTATTCCCAAACTCTCCAATTTTGTAAACATCGTTTTGTGAAGTCGGAACGGTTCCAGATAAACATTCACAATTCTTATAATCTTTCCGTTAATATCCACATCTGCATAGAAAGAGTTTCCTCTAGAATTATCTTCAATGATTTCAGCCTGTCTTAAAATTTTATGTTTTGTTTTAAGAATTACCGATGGGTATTTTACGAGATCCTGTCTTAAGGCACGGTTAGTATCCTTTTCCTGAACCAGAATAATGTCCGGATCCTGTTCTTTAATATAATTTTTAACCTTATCCCATCCATAGTCCCCATATTTCACATTAAAGGTTAAAACCTTGATATCTCGTATTGTCTTTACATTTTCTGTTTTGGGAGAAAAATTAATCCATCGTCTTATTGGATTGTAAAAAACCAAGGTACCTAAGGCAAAGGCGATTGCAATTCTTTGTTTTTTAAAAGCCCAGATTAGGGTAAGAAGTAAATGCGCCAGTATCAGATAAGGAAAACCAAGAGAAAGAAGATTAAGATTCCCCAAAAGGTTAGGTGGAACCCATGCATTTCCCAGAGTGCATAAGAGCAAAACGGCAACGGCAATATGTATAAATAGTAATATCTGATTCGACTTCATGAAAAAACGGTCTTGGTACGGATTTTTTTAAGCAAAAACCCTACCAAGCAGTCAAACATTAACTATTTTTATGATTATTTGTCGTTTATTGAAATCTTTGAAATTACCGGATAATGATCTGAAAGACTGACAGAACGGTCAACGACATAGGAAACAGCCTTTAATGATTTTGAAGAAAAAACATAGTCTATCCTTATCGGAAACTTATAATCGTGAAAGCTGGTTGCGCTTCCTCTTCCTGCAGTTAAAAATGCATCTTCAAGCCCCTCTGATAAATGATAATACTCATAAGAATTGGGAACGGAATTGAAATCTC
This genomic interval from Chryseobacterium joostei contains the following:
- a CDS encoding endonuclease/exonuclease/phosphatase family protein, with translation MKSNQILLFIHIAVAVLLLCTLGNAWVPPNLLGNLNLLSLGFPYLILAHLLLTLIWAFKKQRIAIAFALGTLVFYNPIRRWINFSPKTENVKTIRDIKVLTFNVKYGDYGWDKVKNYIKEQDPDIILVQEKDTNRALRQDLVKYPSVILKTKHKILRQAEIIEDNSRGNSFYADVDINGKIIRIVNVYLEPFRLHKTMFTKLESLGIGNVSTLLSRMIPTFQAHEDQIKKIRKVIDFSPYPVILAGDFNSVPNSYEYYSLGKDLQDAFLTAGKGSASSFHDYKVPLRIDYIFSSKSIIPLSYKVDQSVKLSDHYPVIAEFLLN